TATCGGTCCGGGTAATCAGTTCCCGCATGCTGCTTCATTAGCTGTCGCTGAAGAACCAGCCAATGCTTATAATCCACTATTTATATATGGTGGTGTTGGTTTAGGCAAAACGCACTTAATGCATGCAATTGGCCATTATGTACTTGAACAGAATCCAAATGCGAACGTACTATATACATCTAGTGAGAAATTTACAAATGAATTTATTAAGTCTATCCGAAAAAATGATACTGAAAGCTTTAGAGACAAGTATCGTAATATCGATGTTTTATTAATAGATGATATTCAATTCATTCAAAAGAAAGAACAAACTCAAGAAGAATTTTTCCATACATTCAACGATTTACACCAAAATAAAAAGCAAATTGTTATTTCTAGTGATCGTCCACCTAAAGAAATTCCAACTTTAGAAGATCGTTTAAGAACGCGCTTTGAATGGGGTTTGATTGTAGATATTACGCCACCTGATTTTGAAACAAGAATGGCTATTTTACAAAAGAAAATTGAAGAAGAAAATCTTGATTTACCAGTAGAAGCACTAACTTACATCGCAAATTCTATTCAATCTAACATTCGTGAACTAGAAGGCGCTTTAACAAGAGTTTTAGCTTATTCTAAACTTAGAAATAAACCTATTAATACTGATTTAGTTGCTGAAGCGCTTAAAGATATTATTTCAACACCAAGATCTACTAAAATAACAATTCAAGATATTCAGCAAGTCGTTGGTAAAATGTATAACATACGAATAGAAGACTTTGCTGCTAAAAAGCGTACAAAATCTATTGCGTATCCAAGACAAATTGCAATGTATCTATCTCGAGAGCTAACGGATTTCTCTTTACCTAAAATTGGTGAAGAATTTGGTGGTCGAGATCATACAACAGTGATTCATGCACACGAAAAAATCAGAAAAGATTTAGAAAATAATCCAGAACTCAAAACTGATTTACAACAACTAGAAAAACAAATCCGTGGATAATGTGGATAAGTTGTGCACATTCGTACACAGTTTATTAACATGTGAATAACTTTCGTATCACGTTTTTAAGGCGCTTATCCACCAATCCACAGCCCCTATGACTATTACTATGATTTTAAAAGATATATAATTAAATATATAACGACTGGAAGGAGTTTTATAAGTTATGAAATTTACAATTCAACGAGATTACTTTCTTAATCAATTGAATGATACATTAAAAGCAATTTCACCAAGAACTACATTACCGATACTTACAGGAATCAAAATCGATGCAACAGATAAAGGCATCATATTAACAGGATCAGACTCAGAGATATCGATTGAAATAACAATCAACCAAAATATTGATGGTGAAAAGATTGTAGATATAGAAGAAAAAGGTTCTGTTGTACTTCCAGGACGTTTCTTTGTAGATATTGTTAAGAAATTACCAGGTAAAACAGTAAATCTATCAACTAACGAGCAATTCAAGACACTTATCACTTCAGGACATTCTGAATTTAATGTCAGTGGTTTAGATCCAGATCAATATCCACTATTACCACAAGTTTCTGAAGATGATGCAATCAAATTACCAATCAAAGTATTAAAGAACATTATCGCACAAACGAACTTTGCAGTGTCCACCTCAGAAACACGCCCAGTATTAACAGGTGTTAACTGGTTAATCCAAAATAATGAATTGACCTGTACTGCAACAGATTCACACAGACTTGCATTAAGAAAATTAAAACTTGAAGATGAAGAGATCGAAGATAAGAATGTCATTATTCCAGGTAAAGCTTTATCGGAATTAAATAAAATCGTTTCTGATTCTGAAGAAGATATCAATATTTTCTTTGCTAGTAACCAAGTGTTATTTAAAGTTGGTCATATTAACTTTATTTCTCGTTTACTTGAAGGAAACTATCCTGATACTACGAGATTATTCCCAGAAAACTATGAAACTAAATTAACTATAAACAATAGTGAGTTTTATCATGCTATTGATCGTGCATCATTATTAGCACGTGAAGGTGGAAATAACGTCATTAAATTATCAACGGATGCAGATAAGTTAGAATTATCTTCAACTTCGCCAGAAATTGGTACGGTTAAAGAAGATGTAG
This portion of the Mammaliicoccus vitulinus genome encodes:
- the dnaN gene encoding DNA polymerase III subunit beta, with the protein product MKFTIQRDYFLNQLNDTLKAISPRTTLPILTGIKIDATDKGIILTGSDSEISIEITINQNIDGEKIVDIEEKGSVVLPGRFFVDIVKKLPGKTVNLSTNEQFKTLITSGHSEFNVSGLDPDQYPLLPQVSEDDAIKLPIKVLKNIIAQTNFAVSTSETRPVLTGVNWLIQNNELTCTATDSHRLALRKLKLEDEEIEDKNVIIPGKALSELNKIVSDSEEDINIFFASNQVLFKVGHINFISRLLEGNYPDTTRLFPENYETKLTINNSEFYHAIDRASLLAREGGNNVIKLSTDADKLELSSTSPEIGTVKEDVATDNVEGESLKISFNSKYMMDALKAIDNDEVQVEFFGTMRPFILKPKGDETVIQLILPIRTY
- the dnaA gene encoding chromosomal replication initiator protein DnaA, translated to MNSKEEIWEQVLSIAEDQIASAGYNTWFKGTYLHQIDSNRAIVVAQSPFVAEWLTNKYHEHVINFIYDVIGDKVQVKFISEEDLQSEDFAEKPKRSKVTEEHEEVINSQLNSNNTFDTFVIGPGNQFPHAASLAVAEEPANAYNPLFIYGGVGLGKTHLMHAIGHYVLEQNPNANVLYTSSEKFTNEFIKSIRKNDTESFRDKYRNIDVLLIDDIQFIQKKEQTQEEFFHTFNDLHQNKKQIVISSDRPPKEIPTLEDRLRTRFEWGLIVDITPPDFETRMAILQKKIEEENLDLPVEALTYIANSIQSNIRELEGALTRVLAYSKLRNKPINTDLVAEALKDIISTPRSTKITIQDIQQVVGKMYNIRIEDFAAKKRTKSIAYPRQIAMYLSRELTDFSLPKIGEEFGGRDHTTVIHAHEKIRKDLENNPELKTDLQQLEKQIRG